In Streptomyces rapamycinicus NRRL 5491, the genomic stretch TCGACGTCCATCCGCCGGAATCGGTGTGCGAGGGCGAGGGCGACCTGGTCCCGGCCGGGCCCTACGTCCTGGCGGGCACCGGCTTCCGCACCACCCGGGCGGCCCATCAGGAGGTGCAGGAGTTCTTCGGGGTGCCGACCATCAGCCTGCTGCTGGTGGACCCGTACTTCTACCACCTGGACACCGCGCTGTTCGTCCTCGACGACCGGAACATCGCCTACTACCCGGAGGCGTTCTCCCCCGGCAGCCGTGAGGTGCTGGGGCGGCTCTACCCCGACGCGCTGATCGCCACCCGCGACGACGCCATGGCCTTCGGGCTCAACTCGGTCTCCGACGGCCGCCATGTCTTCGTCGCGCCCCAGGCCACCGGGCTCATCGACCAGCTCACCGACCGCGGTTACGTCCCCGTCCCCGTCGACCTGTCGGAACTGCACAAGGCCGGCGGGGGCATCAAGTGCTGCACACAGGAGATCCGCTGATGACCGCCACCACCCCCATCGCCTCCGACTCCACCACCTCCGGTTCCGGCGCGGCCGTGGCGAACGGCGCGGCTCGCTCCTCGCAGGAGCTGATCCGCGCCGAGGAGACCTCGCTCGCGCACAACTACCACCCGCTGCCCGTGGTCGTCGCCGGCGCCGAGGGCGCTTGGGTCCGGGACGTCGAGGGGCGCCGCTATCTGGACATGCTGGCCGGGTACTCCGCCCTCAACTTCGGCCACCGCCACCCGGCGCTGATCGAGGCCGCCCACCGCCAGCTCGACCAGCTCACGCTGACCTCCCGGGCCTTCCACAACGACCGGCTGGCCGGGTTCGCCGAGGGGGTTGCGGAGCTCACCGGGCTCTCCATGGTGCTGCCGATGAACACCGGCGCGGAGGCGGTGGAGAGCGCCATCAAGGTCGCCCGCAAGTGGGCGTACGAGGTGAAGGGCGTCGCCCCGGACCAGGCCACCATCGTGGTGGCGGCCGACAACTTCCACGGCCGCACGACGACGATCGTCGGGTTCTCCACTGACCCCGTGGCCCGCGACGGCTTCGGCCCGTTCGCCCCGGGCTTCCGCGTCGTGCCGTACAACGACCTCGCGGCGCTGGAGGCCGCCGTCGACGAGACCACGGCGGCGGTCCTCATCGAGCCGATCCAGGGCGAGGCGGGCGTGGTCATCCCCGATGACGGCTATCTGCGCGGGGTGCGCGAGCTCACCCGGCGCACCGGGACGCTGTTCATCGCCGATGAGATCCAGTCCGGCCTGGGCCGCACCGGCACCACGCTGGCCGTCGAGCACGAGTCGGTGATGCCGGATGTGCTGCTGCTCGGCAAGGCGCTGGGCGGCGGCATCGTGCCGGTGTCGGCGGTGGTGGCCGACCGTGCGGTGCTCGGGGTGCTGCGCCCCGGCGAGCACGGCTCCACCTTCGGCGGCAATCCGCTGGCCGCGGCGGTCGGCTCGGCCGTGGTCGATCTGCTGCGCACCGGCGAATTCCAGCGCCGGGCACGGGAGTTGGGCGAGGTGCTGGGGGACGGGCTGGCCGCGCTGAGCGGCAAGGGCGTCGTGGGCTACCGCTGCCGCGGGCTGTGGGCGGGCGTCGATGTGGACCCCGCGCTCGGCACCGGCCGTGAGGTGAGCGAGCGGCTGATGGCCGAGGGGATCCTGGTCAAGGACACCCATGGTTCGACGATCCGTCTGGCACCGCCGCTGACCATCACCCGGGCGGAGCTGGAGGGGGCGCTGGCGGCACTGGAGAAGGTACTCGGCTGATCGCGGAGACGCGGCCGATCGAGCCGACCGATTGATCGAAACCACGAGGCGCCGGGCCGCATTATGTTTCATACGGCCCGGCGCTTCGTCATGTTCAATCCCGTTCGGAGATTCTTTATCGGCGACCCCGCCAGGAGCCCATCAGAACCTCGAACCGTAGGTAACGCCCAGGTCACGGCGGCCTATCCGGGTTTTTATGTACGTTGTTGAGCATTCCACTGTTCCCGATCGCACGGTGTGGAACACTTCGTGTCATCTCGCCGGGCACAACAGGCGAAGGTAACGGCGCGGAAAGGAGTTGCGGCTGGAGTGGACAGTGAACCGGTCACGGTGACTGCCGCATACCGGGTGGACCCCGGCCGCGAAAGCGAGTTCTATGCCTGGGCGATCGAGATGCTCAATGCCGCGGCAAGCCTTCCGGGATATCTCGGAGGCGGGGTGATGGGATCCGGTTCGGCCTCCTCGGAGTGGCACGTCCTCTACCGGTTCGAGGCGGAAGGCCCGGCTCGGGCATGGGATTCCTCGCTGGAGCGCGCGCGATTGGCGTCCCGTACCGGGCCCTTCGTCGAGGAAAAGGGAACACAGCGCACCTCGGGACTGGAGAACTGGTTCAAAGGGCCGGTGCGGCCACTGCCGCCACCGCCCAAATGGAAGCTGTGGCTGGTGAATCTGAGCGCGGTCTTCCCTCCGGTTCTCATCTTCAACGTGCTGGTGATCCCGTTCATCAAGGACGCCAATTTCCTGCTGCGGACCCTGGCCTTGTGCCTCGGTGTGACCGCGATGGTGACCTGGCTGGTCATGCCGCGGCTGCAGCGGCTTCTGAAGAAGTGGCTCTACCCACCGCTTCAGTCGATACGAGGACGTCACAGGCGGATGGCGGCCGACGGCCCACGCGCTCGCCGGTAGGTGAGCGGGGCGTCGCGGCCCGAGGACCGGGGCGGGTGATACCCGGTCGGTTTTCTCATCGCAAGGAGGCAAATCCGGATGGAATCGCTGAGGACACTCCTCGTCGATCATTACGACTCGTACACGTACAACCTCTTTCATTTGCTGACCGAGGTCAACGGCGAGGAACCGGAGGTGCTTCTGCATGACGCGCCGGAGTGCGCGGACATCGACCTCTCCGCGTTCGACAACATCGTGCTCTCGCCCGGCCCCGGCCATCCGGCGGACCCCCGGGACTTCGGTGCCACCGCCCGGCTGATCGAGCGGTCGCCCATCCCCGTGCTGGGGGTGTGCCTGGGGCACCAGGGGATCGCGCTCGGCGCCCAGGCGCGGGTGGTGTCCGCGCCCGAGCCCAAGCAC encodes the following:
- the rocD gene encoding ornithine--oxo-acid transaminase, with translation MTATTPIASDSTTSGSGAAVANGAARSSQELIRAEETSLAHNYHPLPVVVAGAEGAWVRDVEGRRYLDMLAGYSALNFGHRHPALIEAAHRQLDQLTLTSRAFHNDRLAGFAEGVAELTGLSMVLPMNTGAEAVESAIKVARKWAYEVKGVAPDQATIVVAADNFHGRTTTIVGFSTDPVARDGFGPFAPGFRVVPYNDLAALEAAVDETTAAVLIEPIQGEAGVVIPDDGYLRGVRELTRRTGTLFIADEIQSGLGRTGTTLAVEHESVMPDVLLLGKALGGGIVPVSAVVADRAVLGVLRPGEHGSTFGGNPLAAAVGSAVVDLLRTGEFQRRARELGEVLGDGLAALSGKGVVGYRCRGLWAGVDVDPALGTGREVSERLMAEGILVKDTHGSTIRLAPPLTITRAELEGALAALEKVLG
- a CDS encoding membrane protein is translated as MDSEPVTVTAAYRVDPGRESEFYAWAIEMLNAAASLPGYLGGGVMGSGSASSEWHVLYRFEAEGPARAWDSSLERARLASRTGPFVEEKGTQRTSGLENWFKGPVRPLPPPPKWKLWLVNLSAVFPPVLIFNVLVIPFIKDANFLLRTLALCLGVTAMVTWLVMPRLQRLLKKWLYPPLQSIRGRHRRMAADGPRARR
- the ddaH gene encoding dimethylargininase gives rise to the protein MPLTRVPRPRRFLTCAPRYFDVRYAINPWMREDTEVDTDLAQTQWETLIRAYRDHGHRVEFIEPVAGLPDMVFAANSALVLEGRVFGSRFHAPQRRPEQLAYERWFKAAGFDVHPPESVCEGEGDLVPAGPYVLAGTGFRTTRAAHQEVQEFFGVPTISLLLVDPYFYHLDTALFVLDDRNIAYYPEAFSPGSREVLGRLYPDALIATRDDAMAFGLNSVSDGRHVFVAPQATGLIDQLTDRGYVPVPVDLSELHKAGGGIKCCTQEIR